The nucleotide sequence CCGCCGCGCGCCTGGACGGCCGGGCGGTTTTCTTTGAAGCAACCATGCTCCGAATTTAACGGAACCGGTTTACCGCCCGGCACATCCGGTTGCCCGGATGGTCGGCCCCGCGCGAGAACGACTCAGTTCTTGTCGGCCTCGAAACCCGCCGCGTTGAAGAACACATTGGGCTTGCGGTAGATCGCGAGGATGGTGCAGCCCTCGTCCGAGCGCGTCTCGTGCAGCGAGCCCGGCTGGCGCCAGACGAACTGGCCCGCGCGGCAGATGCCGTCGTGGTCCGAGAACGAACCCTCGAGCACCCAGCTCTGTTCGATCTCGGGATGCCTGTGGAACGGCAGCACCGCGCCCGGCTCCCACTTGAGCAGCACCGTCATCTCGCCCGATGCGTCGTCGCGGTAGAGCACCTTCATCTGGATCTTCGGGAATTGCGAGGGCCGCCATTCGAGCGTGGCGGGATCGACGTAGACGGAACCACCGATGGTGGGCTGCAGCTTGCCGGAGAGGCGTTCCTTGAAGACGGCGGACATGTGTGTGACTCCTGTGGATGGGGTGGTGGGGAATGGGACGTCTCCGCGACGGGTGGCACCAGCTTTGGACCGATGTTTCCCGACGGGCAACTCTTGGAAACGACTTGAACCTCAGCCCGCGAAGCGCAGCCGATTGGCCTCGCGCGCGGCGCCGTATTCCATGATCCGGGCCACCTCGGCCGCGGGCTCGGGGCCGAAGCGCCGCTCGATCAGGTGGAGCGTGGCGTCGATGCACAGCGTGACGCCACCGCCCGTGACCACGCGGCCGTTGTCGACCACGAGCGCGGGCTCGGTGCGGATCGCCGGAT is from Variovorax paradoxus and encodes:
- a CDS encoding cupin domain-containing protein codes for the protein MSAVFKERLSGKLQPTIGGSVYVDPATLEWRPSQFPKIQMKVLYRDDASGEMTVLLKWEPGAVLPFHRHPEIEQSWVLEGSFSDHDGICRAGQFVWRQPGSLHETRSDEGCTILAIYRKPNVFFNAAGFEADKN